The genomic stretch GGGAAAAGAATGGATAAATTGGCAGGTAGGCGATAAACAACTACGTTAAGAAAGCTGCCGATAGATGCGCCGAGGGCAAAGACGATGAAAGCGGTGATGATGATAATTAAAGTATCCATGGTGAATCACGTTGTAGGTTGGGTGGAGGAACGAAACCCAACGAGTTTGAGGTTAGGCATTGTTCACTAGCCTTAAGTTGGTACGATTTACTGATAATATAGCGGTACTAAGACAGGTTAGGACATTCTTTACTGTTCCCTCTGGGACTAATCTGTTCGGCATTTAAACCTTAATGTCAATAATTGCGAAAGCCTTGTAGTGCGTTTAGCGAAGCCATGCCGCAGGCTTTAGCGAAGCCATGCCGCAGGCTTTGCATCTTGCTCGCTACTAATACACAATTTAAATGCATGACAGCTTAACTGATGTCCTAACGTATCCTCGTAGTGCTATAATTTAATTTCTAGCTAAACTTTGAGGTATTTAGGCAAAGGATTAGGGCGAAGACAGCGCAACGACAAACGAACTATTCTACTCTCCATAACCAGGATTTGGAGTGGGGTTCTTCGGTTAATTGATGATTGGTTTTAATTCCTTGTTTCAAGGTTTCAGTGGGTCGATAGACAAAGATGGGAGAAAATGTATTTGGAATTTGGGGAATTCCAGGGGGGAGAACCATCTGGAGATGAACGTCTGGATTCAGGGAATGACTGAGAGAAAACATAATTCCCGGAATTTTATCACTAACCACTAGGGGATTTTTGGCTTGATTGACAATTTCAGCCACTTGGGGATTATATCGACTTTTACTATGACTTTTGTGCCACCACACCGGAAATTGGGCGCTGACGATACAGGAGATAATACCACAAAACAAGAGTGCGATCGCGCCGTATTGCCAGCGCTTCAAATGCTTTGTATTGCCGTTGATTGCCGTAGTTTTGGCGGTGATTAAATAAGCGACTGCTATCTGAATTCCTAAATAACTGGGAATGGCGTATCGGGTAATACTAGAACGACGCCCCCCTAAAATGACATCGGGTCCAATCAGCGCCATTCCGGTAACACCAATTAAGGTGATAATAAACACCCAAGCGTTGAGGGGGGCTTTGCGGTAAAGGTAGTATAATGCATAGCCTGCTAATAACGCACTCAGATAATGCAGTGGACTAAATGGGCTGGTTCCTTGATTCACATCAAAGAAAATTCGACTCAGATTTAACCCCCAAAATAAGGGTAAAAATCCTTCTCGATTCAAGTTAACCGAGGCGGTATTGTCTACGAATTTGGAAAAATGGCTAATCACAATCCCTAGCCAAGGTAAAAATAGGAGTAGCCCGAATAGAGACGATACTAAATACTTCGTTAGTTTGCGACTCCAGCGAAATCCTTCAGTGACTAAAACATAAATACCATGTCCAATAGACACGAAGGCGGAAAAGGGATGAGTATAAAGTCCCAGCGCCACAGTTATTCCGTAAATTCCCCAACTCGGTAAGCTTTTTAATCGCATGGCTCGCAATAATGCCGCACTTGATAATAGAATGGTCACTGTCCACAAACTATATTCTCGTGCTTCTTGGGCGTACAAGACATGGAACGGGGAAATCGCTAGAATAGCAACACCAACCCAACTTACTGTCGATAATCCGAAGAGTTCCCAACATAACCAGTACATACAAGGAAATGCCAGAAAACTGATTAACACGGATAAGAAGCGAATGGTGACAACTGAATGACCAAAGCGTTGCAACCAGAACCGTGCCATTAGATAATAGAGGGGCGAATGTTCGGGATTCCCGGCTAAGGCGTTAATCGTGTCATTGAGATCTTTTTCTGGCGTGGGATACTGATATCGCTCTAAGAACGTTGCAACTGGAATCACTTCACCGTCGAACGCCTGCTGGATGACTTCGGTTTGGGTATACCCAGAGATTCGCATCGAGGTCATTGTCTCATCGTACCAGTAAACCTTGCGATCGAGGTTATAGACGCGGAAAACTATCCCTAGTACGATTACGGCAATCAGTAAATTGCGCCATCCGGTTGGACTTAACGGTAATTTTTTTAACATCATTCATCAATCTCACCCACGCGCCTTATTATAAGATTAATCAGGTGTGCCGTTTTCATCCAAGTCTGAAATCATTTCCTCATACCCTAACCTTAATTGGCATAATTCATTTATTCAAATAAAAATTTTATCAGATATTTGATAACACTGATTTCGCTAAGTAAGGAGAATAGGTAGTGGTAGGGACTTGGCAGGTTATTCCCACTGATTTCTTCCCACTGATTTCACAGAGGTGTTAGCTCTCCATGGGACTAAGGATGAAAAGATGATTGCCCCCGGATAAAAAATGATTAGCTTGTGGGAGGACTATTTCCTCGTCTGTGTCAATCTGTGTGCTTCACTATTTGTTGTTCTGTCTGTGCTATTGCGTCTGTGTAATCTGTGTTTTTGTCAAGTCTTGGTTATGATTTTTATCGTAAGTTTAAAAAAATACATGCGTCCAAGGGAACATTGGCAGTGAGGCGAAAACTAGAAATTATACAAAGTTTTACGAGAATTCAAAAGTTTTAGCTTGGTCTAGATGATTGAAACTTACAAAATACCCACAATAAATACTATACCTTAAAACCGCACAATTGTCTCACAATCGCCGTAACCCTTGAAAATTCGTAGATTATTCGGAAAAAGGGGTCTAAAATAAGCTATTATAACGTTTTGTTGAGACAATACTCTGATTGGAAAATTCAAACCTTTTAGGGAGGAAGGAATAGTTTAAATTATCAAAACTTGACAAGTTGAGCCAAAACGATATCGAGTTAAGCTACAGATATAGCACTACGCATTAGGGTTAGGACAAATTAAGAAAAATGGAAATTGAACGCTTTAAACTTTCAAAATCAGCCAAAGACCAACTCACTAAACTCAAACGCTATACCAAAATTGATCAGTGGAATATTCTTTGCCGTTGGGCGTTTTGTCGTTCTCTGGCGGAACCGACTCAACCTTCACCTGTCCCGATTCCGGCTGACTCGAATGTGGAAATGACGTGGCGGGTGTTTGGTGGCGAATTGGCTGATATTTTGTTAATGGCGCTGAAACAACGCTGTCATAATGATGGTTTAGGGTGTGATAAGGATACTCTGACTACTCAGTTTCGCCTTCATCTCCATCGGGGGATTGGGTATTTAGCGGGTGATCCCACGATTAAGACAATTGAAGATTTTATTGAAATTGCGAATAGGCATTGACACTCCCCGCCCATAGCTAGGCTATGGACGAGGATACCTTCTTCTCTGGCTCACCGTTAGACGACAGGATTGCTCCAACCGCCCAAGAGGGTAAGTCTCCCCAAGCGTAATTTCCGACATGCCTACAATAAGCTTGACATTGGGTTTCAAGAGCTGTTTGACAATACCTAAATCTTGATTAGATGGAGCGGCAAAATATTTAACCGGGTCAGAAGCCACCCCTTTTTGATGAGCGACATAAAAATGATAAAGTCCTCGATAAATCATCTATAAAGAGATACGGTTAAAAGGTAAAGAAAGTTCAATGGACTTAAACCGACTCACCCGCATTGTTCAGAATTTACCAGACTTTGCCAATGTACGCGATCGCAGACGCTTAGTTGCAGGGGCGTTAGAAAGTTTACCCCAAGTTGCGTGATGGCTGGGATTACTGGAAGCAGAGCGCGATCGCTAAAATAAAGGTAACTTTCAATTATCCCTGTACTCTATGACTCGTCAGGAACTGGAACATCAGCTTCTTCGCCTATCCCCTGCTGACAAAGCAGACATCATTCAGAGTCTGACCAAAACTCTGAGAACGGGCGGCAAAGGAATCAGCAAAACTCCAGGTATTTGTGGTGGAGAAGCCTGTATTGCCGGAACCCGAATTGCCGTTTGGTTATTAGTTGAAGCCCAACAGCTTGGCATCAGTGAAGCCCAACTTCTACAAGACTATCCTCACATCAGTGCGGCTGATCTGGTCAATGCTTGGGCGTATGCTGATGCTCATCCCGAAGAAATGGCAGCAGTGATTCGTGCCAATAATGAGGTTGTTTAGCCAATGGCACGTTTGTATGCTGATGAGCAGTTTCCACGGGACGTTAGTGAACAGCTTCGGACAATGGGACATGATGTCTTGACTGTGCAGGAAGCGGGAAATGCTAACCTAGGAATTCCTGATGAAGAGGTATTAGCATTTGCTGTCAGCAATAATCGGATAGTTATCACCCTCAATCGCCAGGATTTTATCCGATTACACAGAATCAATCCTGAGCATTCAGGGATTATTGTTTGTACAAATGATCTGAATCGACCTCGAATGGCAACTCGTATCAACGAAGCGATCGCGGCAGAAGAATCCTTGGCAGGTAAATTAATTCGTGTGATACGCCCTAGCCGTTAAAACCTAAACGAAAAGATAGATTGCATGATAAAATCGGACATTAAAATTGATGTAATTATTATGCTCAAAAGATTTGTCATACTTTGGCAGTCTTTTTGTTAGGACTTATGCCAAGCCTCTATGTGTAGGGTGTGTTAGCGTAGCGTAACGCACCTTTGCCACGATATGTGGTGTAGCAGAAGTTCTGTTTGCCCTCAATAGTAGGCAAATGCGGAGAGGCGATCGCGTGGCAATCATTCAGTATTCAGGCGAACACCTGACGAAAATCTCGATAAGGATAGTTAGGCAATGGTAATAAGTAACGATAGCATTGAAAAATTATTACCTCTACTCAGACCCTATTTACGGGATGAGAATGAGCGTCGAGCCTATTTGATCAGGGCGTTAGGCATGGATACACCTGTTTTGAATCGCCTGGTTTTAAATACACCTGTGGATTCTTTCATCACAAACATGGTGACGGAACTGGTACGTTTAGGAAAAATATCCACTGGTAAACTAGCACTTTGCGCCTTGTTGGAAGTAATTCGTAAAGATATGGGTTTAGACAACCAGGCAAAAGTAGATACACTACTTCAACAACTGCGAAATGAGTTAACTACAGAAACCTCGATAGCAATGATGCCATCTCCTAAACGTGATCAAGTCTTTATTAGCTATAGTCATAAAGATAAAGTCTGGCTGAAAGAACTCCAGACTATGCTTAAACCGCTAATCCGGAGTAACAAAATCTCACTTTGGGATGATACCCAAATCAAACCCGGAGCCAAATGGAGAAACGAAATTACCCAAGCTCTCGCCGCCGCGAAAGTTGCTGTATTAATGGTAAGCTCAAACTTCCTGGCATCTGACTTTATTGCTGAACAAGAACTCCCACCTCTCCTCAACGCCGCAGAACAAGAAGGACTAACCATTATTTGGGTCTATTTGAGTGCTTGCTTGTACGAAGAGTCAGAAATTGGAGAGTATCAAGCCGCTCATGATACGGCTGAACCCCTGGATACTCTTTCACCTGGAGCGCAAAATCAGGTATGGCGGACAATTGGTCAAGCCATCAAAGCTGCTGCAACGGAAACATCGGCAAACCCTTAGATTGCCCACTGTTGTATTCTGACACCGCGTCAGTGGGTCTAAATCAGGTGTCTGCTTATGCACAAAATAGGAATAACAATCAATTTATTGTAGAAGTTCAAACCCAACAAAACGTCCTCCCGATTCCAACGCCGCCTCATTTACTGTTTGATTTGCTGCTAATAATGGATTTTAAGCAGCAGGTGCGGTTGGTGAAAGAAGTCATGACATCATATCAAATTGCGGCTTTCTTGGTTCACGGTGAACCGTACTGCGGACAACAACTTTTGGTGACTCGATTATTCCGGTTGAAACCACAGTGGAAGACAATATCGCCGATTAAAATTGATGTGAGTCATAACGGTGTCGGGAGGAGTATTCGTCATCTGTGGCGACAAGTGGCGGTTTGGTTTGGGTTGCCAAAAGAGGCTGAACCGAAAGAGATTATAGATCGAGTGTGCGATCGCGTTTCCACTCAAGATGTTATTTTTATCTTTTATACCGTGGATTATATGCCGCCTAATGTCCTAGTGGCGTGGCTTCAGGAGTTCTGGGAACCTTTGGTAAAACGGATTGAGCCAGAGTCTTGTCCGACTCCAGAGGCAACCCATCTGTTAATGTTCTTGGTAGACAATAGCGGTAGTATTTGTCAGTCAACGATTCAATTAGCGCAGGAATGGGAGCAACCCGAATATCCTCGGATTCCCTTGCACTTGCCACCTGTGAGTCCATTTCCGCCAGATATTTTAGAGGATTGGCTGGATATGGTGGCGGGATTTAGGGATATACAGATACCTGCGGGGTTAACCGCTCAACTCTTATTAGAAAAGTCAGAAGACGGGAATCCTCAAGACGTCTATGAGGCAATTTGTTGCCACTGCGGCTATGATTGGGAGGGAGAATTGGCAAAATGGTTAATTTAGCAGATGCACTGGCGGCTAGTGGGAAACCATTCTATCAGGGTAAACTCATTTCACCTCAAGCGTGTCAGGAGAATGGACTCACGCCTTATTTACCTTCACCGGAACTGATTAATGCGGTTAATCTGGCTATCTTTCTGGAAAAACGCCCCCTGTTACTCAAGGGTGAACCCGGATGTGGGAAAACTCGCTTGGCGCAGGCGGTGGCTTACGAATTAGGTTTACCCTATGAGCCTTGGTATATTAAGTCTACCAGTCGGGCAAAGGATGGACTCTACACCTACGACGCCGTAAGACGATTACATGATGCTCAACTGGTGCGGATGGGGGAAAAGAGTCAATCGAAAGTTGATGATTTAAACAATTATATTGAAATGGGAGCGCTGGGACGTGCGTTTGCTAATCCCCAGCGCACGGTGGTATTGATTGATGAAATTGATAAGGCGGATATTGACTTCCCTAACGATTTGTTACGAGAGCTTGACGAGCAGCAATTCACGATTGAGGAGACGGGAAAGGAGGTTCAGGCGAATTTCCCTCCGATTGTGTTTGTGACGAGCAACGATGAAAAGGATTTACCCGATGCCTTTCTGCGCCGTTGTCTGTTTTATTACATTGAATTTCCTAATTCACAATTAACCGAGATTGTCAAGGCTCACTTTCCGGAATCCTCGCCGGAGTTAGTCGAGGGAGCAGTGCAGCGTTTTAGGGAACTGCGGCAGACAATGGAGAAAGGGAAGTCAGGGAAAAAGGTGAGTACCAGTGAGTTACTGGATTGGTTTGCCGTGCTGCGTCAATTTCCTCAAGATGAGGTGTTGCAGCAGCTTGAGGGAGAATTGCCGTTCCCGGAAGTGTTGCTGAAGAAATGGGAGGATCATCTACGTTATTTAGGACAATAGTTCGGAGACGTTCCACGGTCACGTCTCGACACATCCATGGTGTTGTAACCGTTTTGGCGGTTATTATACCTCTGAACTCGGAACGTGGAGTTCTGAACTCGGAACGTGGAGTTCTGAACTCGAAACGTGGAGTTCGGAACACGAAACGTGGAGTTCGGAACACGAAACGTGGAGTTCAGAACACGAAACGTGGAGTTCAGAACACGAAACTTGGAGTTCAGAACACGAAACGTGGAGTTCAGAACTCGGAACGTGGAGTTCAGAACACGAAACTTGGACTTCTGAACAGGAACCGTTAACCATGAACCCCAATCAGTTACCACTGCTGACTATTTTTAACAGCCTGCGACAGCGCCATGGGTTACCATTAGGGGTGGATGAGTATTTAGTTGTCTTGCGATCGCTTCAGGCTGGCTTCGGTATCGGTACTCGTGAGGAACTAGAGCAACTTTGCTGTCTACTCTGGGCAAAGTCTGAGGAAGAGAATCGCCTAATTCGACGGCTATTTGAGCAAATGTGGCGGTATTCCCCAGATACTTCTGCTCAACCTAAACCCTCATCCCCATCGCCAGAGTCAGAAGAATCCTCGGCTGAAATACCCGAATCTGAACCTTTGCCTGAATTAGAACCCCAGCCCAATTTGACCCCAGAACCTGTGCAAGCGGTGCAAGCGGTGCGGAGTAGTCGGCGGGATAGAGAATTGAGACGCCCTCGCTATAGCCTACTAACTGAGTATTTCCCGGTGACTCGCCGACAGATGAAGCAATGCTGGCGTTATTTGCGTCGCCCCGTGCGAGAAGGAATCCCCACAGAATTAGATGTGGAAGCAACGGTGGCAAAAATGGGACGTGAGGGTATTTTACTCGAACCTGTGCTGATACCTCCCCGTAAAAATCGGGCGGATTTGGTGTTAATGATTGACCAGGATGGCTCAATGGTACCCTTTCACCAGCTATCACGGCAGTTAGTCGAAACAGCACAGCGCGGTGGACGGTTGAGACAGACCCGTGTATTTTATTTTCATGACTATCCTGATCAGTACCTGTATCGTCATCCCGCGATGTTGAATGCTCAACCCATGTCTGAGGTATTGGAAGAGATTGGAGAACGGGCGGTGGTACTGATTGTCAGCGATGCAGGAGCCGCACGAGGGAATTTTGACGAAGAACGGATTGCAAGCACTAAAGTATGGATTGAGCAGGTACAGCAGTCAGTACGGTATTGTGCTTGGCTGAACCCAATGCCAAATCAATGGTGGCAAAATACCACGGCTGGAGAAATTGCCCGTTTATTACCCATGTTTGAGATGAGTCGTCAGGGAATGAACGCGGCGATTGGTGTATTGCGGGGTCGATATATCGCTTGGGAGAGGATGTACTCATGGCTGCTGTAACATCTAATCGTAACCAAGCCCGTGCTAGGCGAGTTGCAGTTAAACGGGTTGAAGGATTTACCAAGCAATTTGGCGAAGCCCATCGAAACTTGGCGCGTCACGCCGCATTTCCCCTCTCACTCACCCCTGATTTGCTCTATCAAATTTGGGCTAACTTTGTCCCCGAAGCGCCTTGGGAAGCCGTAGCTCATCTGCTGCTGTCGCGCCTGTGTCGGCAGGTGGGGTATGAGATGTATGAAATGGATATTAGCGATCGTAATCTGTTATTGAGGGAATTAAAAGAGCAGTTTGGGCAGGAAAGATTAGACGAACTGGCAGAGTTTTTGCTGGATTATGTAGCGCAGCGACTAACTGATGATGATCCGGATACTCAGGATTTGCGAGAGGCTCAGGAATGGACAGCATTGGCATATACAAAGCCGAACGAACTGGCGCGGGAGTTGGCAGAGGCTTTGAGTGCAAGGGTGAAACAAGAGGAGATAACAGAAGTATTTCGCCTAGCCTCGTTAGTAGAAACCTTTGGGGAACCGTTAGTGCAATCTGGCTTTGAGCCTTTACTAATTTATGCCGATGGAATGACAACCTTTGCTCGTGGTAATCGGGAAGGTGCAGCGGCTCGATTTGCAAAGTTACCTGTACAGAAAGGTCAGATTGGGATTGCTGGAGTTACTTTAGATATCCCAGTAGAAGAACCAGAGTTGCCCGGAGGTCAAGTCAACTTAGCTTCAGCCTTTTATGTCGAGCGTCCCCCCATTGAAGAACTCTGTTACGAAGCCATTTTGCAACCTGGAGCCTTGATTCGGATTAAAGGAAATCGACAGATGGGAAAGACTTCATTGATGACACGGATTCTCCATCATGCCAAACAGCAAGGCTATCGAACAGTACCATTGAGCTTTCAATCGGCAGATGAGGATATTTTGGCAGATTTAGATAAGTTCCTGAAATGGTTGTGTGTCAGTGTAGGACGGAAGCTGAAGCTAGAAAATAAATTAGCGGATTACTGGGATGATAATTTGGCTAGTAAGTCTAGCTGCACAGCTTACTTTGAGGAGTATTTGCTGGCAGAATTTGATCAGCCATTGGTGTTAGGATTAGATGAAGTAGATCGAGTATTTAAATATCCAAAAATTGCTCCCGATCTTTTGGGTTTACTACGATTTTGGCATGAGGAGTCCAAAACAATTGAGGATTGGAATAAATTGCGAATTTTGCTATTGCATACAACACAAATTCCTATTTTCAATATCTATGAATCGCCGTTTAATGTAGGTATAGCGATTGATTTACCGGACTTTAACATTCAGCAGGTGCAGGACTTGGTACAACGGCATAGGCTGAATTGGAATACTGCAAAAGTAGAACAGCTAATGGCAGTGATAGGAGGGCATCCTTATTTAGTACGGGTAGCTCTCTATCATATTGCTCGACAGGAGACTACGCTCGAACAACTATTGCAAGCTGCACCTACAGACGATGGGGTTTATCGTGATCATCTACGACGACTTTTATGGAATTTAGAACAGCAACAGGAGTTAGTTGATGCTTTTCAGAAAGTAGTGGCTACAAACAGCCCAGTAGAATTAGAATCGAGCAATGCTTTTCAGTTACAAAGCATGGGTTTAGTGCATGATCAAGGTAATGCTGTAATACCTCGCTGCGATTTGTATCGTCAGTATTTCCGTCATAAATTCAATAAGCAACGTGTTGAGGCTTAAATTTCTTTATGGAAAAATCAAATTATCCCGAACTGGTGCAAACAATCATCAAGTCACACTTCGCCCAACTTCCAGATGATGCAACTGAAGTACAGTTGATTCTTGATATAGAACGCAATCACTACTTATTAATGCTCGTGGGTTGGCACAACCAACGACGAGAGTATGGTAGCCTAATTCACATTGATATCAAGGATAACAAAATTTGGATTCAGAGTGATGGAACAGAAGTAGGAGTCGCCAACGAATTAGTTGAGGCTGGAGTACCACAGACGGATATCGTATTGGCGTTTAAGTCTCCCTTCAAGCGACAATTTACCGACTATGCCGTTTGTCATCTTAAAGTTAAAAATTAAAAATAGCAACATCCAAAAAGGAAAAAGCGCAGGTTATAGACTGAATCTATCAAGTTGAGTCACTGACTGTCCCTACGATAGGTGATATTTGTGCCTAAATCCTGTGACATAGTTAATATGTGTATTCCAATCATTTACAGTTGTCAAGGTGCGTTACGCTACCCTACCCTTCGGGAACGCTTCGCGAACGGGAACGCTGCGCGAACGCTAACACACCCTACTGGCGTGGCACACCTTATTTGATGAATTAGAATTGGTTCGTAGTGAGGGAACCTCAGCCCTCTCCAGCTAAGCGTTATAGCACTAAAGTGCTTACTACAAACAAAACCCTATTTTAGCTGTGCCACGACACTACGGGGTGAGACTTTGAACCCGTTTTAACGGGTTTAAGCTTTGAGCCAGAACTTTAGTTCATGGCTTAAGTCTTTCAAACCTCATCCGGATCAATGCCCATTTCTCGTAAACGTTCAGCCAGTTGTTCGGCTCGTTGTTGAGCTTGTTCAGCTTGTTGTTGAGCTTGTTCAGCTTGCTGTTGAGCTTGCGCCGCCTCTTCTTCAGGAGTGAGTAACAACTCTCCCGCTAATGTCGCCCAACGCAGCCACGTTGTTTGAATATCTTTATAGGAACCTTGCCAACGCACTAAGGCTAAACCTAACAGTTGGCTGACAAATCGTCCTTGTTCATCCAAGTCTATGGGTTGATACACGCCACCTTGTAAGCTAAATCCCGCCCAATCCTCTGAATCAAAGGGATTGTACCAAAAATATTCCGGGACTCTCACTTTGTCTTGGTAAATTTGTTTCTTTTCGGTTTTATCTTTGGTAGCCGTACTATCAGAAATTAATTCAATAACAACATCCGGTGCTTTGCCTTCATCCCACACAACCCAACTGAGTCGTTCACCTTTGGGAACTCCCAAAACGACAAAGACATCAGGACCGCGAAAGTCTTGGTTTTTGATTTGAGCCGCACTGAAATAGAGAAACATATTACCGCCAACATAGCCATCCTCTCGTTGAGCCAACCACGCGACAAGAGTATCCCTAAGCATTTGCATTTGCAGAAAATGTCGCTGAGTTTCCATAGGAATATCGTCATCACAGGGTAAGTCATACTGGGTTGGCGGTAGAGCTAAATCAACAGGAGCCGATTCAATTGTGGTTTGAGACATGGTTTTTTCTTAGATTGCGCCTATTTTCTTAACTGTAACGCCTGTGACCAGGCTATTTGAGAGATTGAGGAGAAAACCTATTTAGATTGGGTTGTGTTTTTCAACAAGTTGTGTTAAATGAATAGCCCCGACATCCGCCCGAAGCCCGGAGTTCAAACTCCGGGCTAATAGCTCAAGTCCACTAAAGTGGACTAATATAGCAGTACCATCGTTTCAGGTGTTTTTATTCACACGATGCTATATAAGGCGAACATCGTGTGCCTGGGAACCCGTTTATCGGGATATATGGAACGAAATTTCCATAGAATCTTCCTTCTTCTAGAAGGAAGATTGTCAAGGTGTTTAACCGGACATGATGATCAATACTCCCGTTAGAAATTAGTCCGCGTAGGCGGACTTTGTTTGTGTAGCAGCGATTTCAATCGCCGTGGTTTATGGGGTTACTGATAAAATACTCAAACGCACCGTATCCCCATCCTTTAACGGCGCATCACTGCGAACGACAAACCGTTCCCCTGGCTTTAAACCGGATACAATAGCCACTCTACCCTTGGCGCGATCGCTTATTTCTACTTGACGTGCCTTAACTTTAGAGTCACCCCTATTTTCAACCACGACAAATACGGTTGCTTTCTCTGAGGTTTTATTCGTTTTCGCCGTCTGAGTCTCTCCACGCCCTGACTCTCCGCCAACCTCTAACGCCGTTTGCGGAACTACGACTTGGGCTTGGGTATTTGGGGTAAATTTAACTCTGGCTAAAAGTCCACTCCCAATTTGACGATTCGGATTGGGAATGGTGACTTCTACGGGAATTTGTAAGGCTTCACTATCTGCTGCTGGCGAAATTCGGGTCACTTTTCCGGAAAACGATTCATTGGCAAGTGCATCTAAATGAACTGTCACAGACTGTCCTACCTGAATATTCGCCAATTCTCGATCTGAAACTTGGACTTCTACTTTTACCTGAGAGAAATCCCCTAACTTCAGCAGTTCACTTCCCGGTGTCACCAGATTCCCCGATTCAGTGACTCGTTCTAATACCACACCATTAATCGGGGAGGCGAGTAACGAATAGGATTGACGTTCCTTATTTTCAGCTAAAATAGCTTGCTGCGCCTTTACTCGTTCTTGTGCAGCAGCAACGGCTTGTTGTTCGGTGCGAATTTGCTTGAGGGTGGCTTGCAGGTTTTGTTGGGCGGTGGCGGCGGCGGTTTGGGCTAATTCAGCTTCTTGTCGAGAAATTGCTCCTTCTTGTGCCAGGTTTTGTAACCGTGTTGCATCTACCTTAGCTTGTTGCAATTCTAACCGGGCTTGTTCTGCCCTGGCTTGGGCATTCCCCACCTGAGTTTGGGCGCGGGCGACTTCTGAATTGAGGGCGGCGAGTTCAGCTTGGGCTTCCGTTACAGCCGTTTGTAATAAGGCGTCGTCAACTTGAGCTAAAATTTGTCCTTGTTTAACCCGATCGCCAATATCAACCGCTAGATTCAACACCCGCCCTTCGATTTGAGAGCGCAGGGAGACATCCCGTAGGGGTTGAGTGTTACCTTTATACTCTATGGGTTCTACCACCCATCCCGTTTCTGCGATCGCGGCATTTACGGCGGTACTGGTTTTCTCTTCTGCACCAGGGGGGTTGGGTTGCGCCCCTGCTTCTGTCTTGGGACTATTCCCACATCCCGTGAGAGACGGTACAAGTAAAATAATCCACAGCACCAGAAAACCCCAATAGTTAGGACTGGCTGAATAAGTATTGTGGTGAGG from Coleofasciculus chthonoplastes PCC 7420 encodes the following:
- a CDS encoding XisI protein encodes the protein MEKSNYPELVQTIIKSHFAQLPDDATEVQLILDIERNHYLLMLVGWHNQRREYGSLIHIDIKDNKIWIQSDGTEVGVANELVEAGVPQTDIVLAFKSPFKRQFTDYAVCHLKVKN
- a CDS encoding VWA domain-containing protein, translating into MNPNQLPLLTIFNSLRQRHGLPLGVDEYLVVLRSLQAGFGIGTREELEQLCCLLWAKSEEENRLIRRLFEQMWRYSPDTSAQPKPSSPSPESEESSAEIPESEPLPELEPQPNLTPEPVQAVQAVRSSRRDRELRRPRYSLLTEYFPVTRRQMKQCWRYLRRPVREGIPTELDVEATVAKMGREGILLEPVLIPPRKNRADLVLMIDQDGSMVPFHQLSRQLVETAQRGGRLRQTRVFYFHDYPDQYLYRHPAMLNAQPMSEVLEEIGERAVVLIVSDAGAARGNFDEERIASTKVWIEQVQQSVRYCAWLNPMPNQWWQNTTAGEIARLLPMFEMSRQGMNAAIGVLRGRYIAWERMYSWLL
- a CDS encoding AAA-like domain-containing protein codes for the protein MAAVTSNRNQARARRVAVKRVEGFTKQFGEAHRNLARHAAFPLSLTPDLLYQIWANFVPEAPWEAVAHLLLSRLCRQVGYEMYEMDISDRNLLLRELKEQFGQERLDELAEFLLDYVAQRLTDDDPDTQDLREAQEWTALAYTKPNELARELAEALSARVKQEEITEVFRLASLVETFGEPLVQSGFEPLLIYADGMTTFARGNREGAAARFAKLPVQKGQIGIAGVTLDIPVEEPELPGGQVNLASAFYVERPPIEELCYEAILQPGALIRIKGNRQMGKTSLMTRILHHAKQQGYRTVPLSFQSADEDILADLDKFLKWLCVSVGRKLKLENKLADYWDDNLASKSSCTAYFEEYLLAEFDQPLVLGLDEVDRVFKYPKIAPDLLGLLRFWHEESKTIEDWNKLRILLLHTTQIPIFNIYESPFNVGIAIDLPDFNIQQVQDLVQRHRLNWNTAKVEQLMAVIGGHPYLVRVALYHIARQETTLEQLLQAAPTDDGVYRDHLRRLLWNLEQQQELVDAFQKVVATNSPVELESSNAFQLQSMGLVHDQGNAVIPRCDLYRQYFRHKFNKQRVEA
- a CDS encoding efflux RND transporter periplasmic adaptor subunit produces the protein MGTKSVYSQHQLSHSASAAPLASQTRHGASLHASPHHNTYSASPNYWGFLVLWIILLVPSLTGCGNSPKTEAGAQPNPPGAEEKTSTAVNAAIAETGWVVEPIEYKGNTQPLRDVSLRSQIEGRVLNLAVDIGDRVKQGQILAQVDDALLQTAVTEAQAELAALNSEVARAQTQVGNAQARAEQARLELQQAKVDATRLQNLAQEGAISRQEAELAQTAAATAQQNLQATLKQIRTEQQAVAAAQERVKAQQAILAENKERQSYSLLASPINGVVLERVTESGNLVTPGSELLKLGDFSQVKVEVQVSDRELANIQVGQSVTVHLDALANESFSGKVTRISPAADSEALQIPVEVTIPNPNRQIGSGLLARVKFTPNTQAQVVVPQTALEVGGESGRGETQTAKTNKTSEKATVFVVVENRGDSKVKARQVEISDRAKGRVAIVSGLKPGERFVVRSDAPLKDGDTVRLSILSVTP
- a CDS encoding Uma2 family endonuclease — protein: MSQTTIESAPVDLALPPTQYDLPCDDDIPMETQRHFLQMQMLRDTLVAWLAQREDGYVGGNMFLYFSAAQIKNQDFRGPDVFVVLGVPKGERLSWVVWDEGKAPDVVIELISDSTATKDKTEKKQIYQDKVRVPEYFWYNPFDSEDWAGFSLQGGVYQPIDLDEQGRFVSQLLGLALVRWQGSYKDIQTTWLRWATLAGELLLTPEEEAAQAQQQAEQAQQQAEQAQQRAEQLAERLREMGIDPDEV